A stretch of Anaeromyxobacter dehalogenans 2CP-1 DNA encodes these proteins:
- a CDS encoding ABC transporter ATP-binding protein encodes MAPVLTFREVTRTFAGAGGVPLPVLRGVSAELPAGRAVAITGRSGSGKSTLLHLAAGIDAPTSGEVLLLGRSLGALPDAERTRARRDHVGLVFQFFHLLPHLSVEDNVLVPALVAGDPPGGAAARARELLERVGLEGRAREAVQKLSGGEMQRVALCRALLRRPKLLLADEPTGNLDEANGQTVMDLLLGLAREEGSAVLYVTHSRELAALADATWTLHAGRLEQGG; translated from the coding sequence ATGGCGCCCGTGCTCACGTTCCGTGAAGTGACGCGCACCTTCGCGGGGGCCGGGGGCGTCCCGCTGCCGGTGCTGCGCGGCGTCTCGGCCGAGCTGCCCGCCGGCCGCGCGGTGGCGATCACCGGGCGGAGCGGGTCGGGGAAGTCCACGCTGCTCCACCTCGCCGCCGGCATCGACGCGCCCACCTCCGGCGAGGTGCTGCTGCTCGGACGCTCGCTGGGCGCGCTCCCCGACGCGGAGCGCACCCGGGCCCGGCGCGACCACGTCGGCCTCGTCTTCCAGTTCTTCCACCTGCTGCCGCACCTCTCGGTGGAGGACAACGTGCTCGTGCCGGCGCTGGTGGCCGGCGACCCGCCCGGCGGGGCCGCGGCGCGCGCCCGGGAGCTGCTCGAGCGGGTGGGGCTGGAGGGGCGCGCGCGCGAGGCGGTGCAGAAGCTCTCGGGCGGCGAGATGCAGCGCGTGGCGCTCTGCCGGGCGCTGCTGCGCCGCCCGAAGCTGCTCCTCGCCGACGAGCCGACCGGGAACCTGGACGAGGCCAACGGGCAGACGGTCATGGACCTGCTGCTCGGGCTCGCGCGCGAGGAGGGGAGCGCGGTGCTGTACGTGACGCACAGCCGGGAGCTGGCGGCGCTCGCCGACGCCACCTGGACGCTGCACGCCGGCCGCCTGGAGCAGGGCGGGTGA
- a CDS encoding FtsX-like permease family protein: MRGYLARAVGRELRAGKALFLLSVAGVALGVGAVLSIQILNGSALGAFAGTVRAVSGDADLSVLGWTGALDEALFPEVLAVPGVAAARPLWRADAVVEGRPGASLELVGADLLGAARGPTALPQGALEGALGTPGWVAVTPAWADEMGWRVGDRIDVSLGSRRARLVLGARVDFQAAAPLASRRLALMDIGQAQGLLGAPGRIHQIDVRAAPGVAPATLAERLSAVLGERARVATPEQRTVEAGGLLSAFRLNLTALSLVSVLVGGFLVYASVRASLARRREELGLLRAVGATRAQVLGLVLGEAALLGALGTAAGVPLGWLAARANVGAVSGTVRNLYLLEGIDRVALTPGLVALAAATGLAGALAGALWPALDAARADPRALLASITLEEGAGARAGRLLAAGLAALAGGLAVYVLAGQRVAAAGFAPAVGILVAVPLATPALLRALGRAGLPHRLGIAYGLRSLGGRLSASAPAAGALAVAVAMLAGVTVMVGSFRDTVERWLDATLRADVYVTTPSWRRARSEATLAPDVLATLRAYPGVGSVDVLRQHTGYTADGRRVQVSGVEAALAGAEQRVVLVGGDAAAAMRALRVDGAVLVSEPLARKAGLAPGATLALRGRAGPVRFPVAGVYRDYGAEGGAVLMDLQAYARAFGPGAPSNAALTLAPGADPERAVAALRAALPGAALQIRSNRTLRAEVLAIFEQTFAVTRLLEAMGLVIAAAGVTLSLLVLARDRRAELALYRALGASRGQLFRVFLGRGLAVGGAGLLLGLAGGGALAIVLVRAVNPAFFGWTLGISVPLRALALEGLAILAAAAAASLYPALAASRTPAQELSRDAL; this comes from the coding sequence GTGAGAGGCTACCTGGCGCGCGCCGTGGGGCGGGAGCTCCGGGCCGGCAAGGCGCTGTTCCTGCTCTCGGTGGCGGGCGTGGCGCTCGGCGTGGGCGCGGTCCTCTCGATCCAGATCCTGAACGGCAGCGCGCTGGGCGCGTTCGCCGGCACGGTGCGGGCGGTCTCGGGCGACGCCGACCTGTCGGTGCTGGGCTGGACCGGCGCGCTCGACGAGGCGCTGTTCCCGGAGGTGCTGGCGGTGCCGGGCGTGGCGGCCGCGCGCCCGCTCTGGCGGGCCGACGCGGTGGTGGAGGGGCGGCCCGGCGCGTCGCTGGAGCTCGTCGGCGCCGACCTGCTCGGCGCCGCGCGCGGCCCGACGGCGCTGCCGCAGGGCGCGCTCGAGGGCGCGCTGGGCACGCCGGGCTGGGTGGCGGTGACGCCGGCCTGGGCGGACGAGATGGGCTGGCGCGTGGGCGACCGGATCGACGTGTCGCTCGGCTCGCGGCGCGCGCGGCTGGTGCTGGGGGCGCGGGTGGACTTCCAGGCGGCGGCGCCGCTGGCGAGCCGCCGGCTGGCGCTGATGGACATCGGGCAGGCGCAGGGGCTGCTCGGCGCGCCCGGTCGCATCCACCAGATCGACGTCCGGGCCGCGCCGGGCGTGGCGCCGGCGACGCTGGCGGAGCGGCTCTCGGCGGTGCTGGGCGAGCGCGCGCGCGTGGCCACGCCCGAGCAGCGCACCGTGGAGGCCGGGGGGCTGCTCTCGGCCTTCCGCCTGAACCTCACCGCGCTGTCGCTGGTCTCGGTGCTGGTGGGCGGGTTCCTGGTCTACGCCTCGGTGCGCGCCTCGCTGGCGCGCCGGCGCGAGGAGCTGGGGCTGCTGCGGGCGGTGGGCGCCACCCGCGCCCAGGTGCTGGGGCTCGTGCTCGGCGAGGCGGCGCTGCTCGGGGCCCTCGGCACGGCCGCGGGCGTCCCGCTCGGCTGGCTCGCGGCGCGGGCCAACGTGGGCGCGGTCTCCGGCACCGTCCGCAACCTCTACCTGCTGGAGGGGATCGACCGCGTGGCGCTGACGCCGGGCCTGGTCGCGCTGGCCGCCGCCACCGGGCTGGCCGGCGCGCTGGCGGGCGCCCTCTGGCCGGCGCTCGACGCGGCCCGGGCCGACCCGCGCGCGCTCCTCGCCTCGATCACGCTGGAGGAGGGCGCCGGGGCGCGCGCCGGTCGCCTGCTGGCGGCGGGGCTCGCCGCCCTCGCGGGCGGGCTGGCCGTGTACGTGCTCGCGGGGCAGCGGGTCGCCGCCGCCGGCTTCGCGCCGGCGGTGGGCATCCTGGTGGCGGTGCCGCTCGCCACGCCGGCGCTGCTCCGCGCGCTGGGGCGCGCCGGCCTCCCGCACCGGCTCGGGATCGCGTACGGGCTCCGCAGCCTGGGCGGCCGGCTCTCGGCCTCGGCGCCCGCGGCGGGCGCGCTGGCGGTGGCGGTCGCCATGCTCGCCGGCGTCACCGTGATGGTGGGGAGCTTCCGCGACACGGTGGAGCGCTGGCTCGACGCCACGCTGCGCGCCGACGTGTACGTGACCACGCCCTCCTGGCGCCGGGCCCGCAGCGAGGCGACGCTCGCGCCCGACGTGCTCGCGACGCTGCGCGCGTATCCGGGGGTCGGGTCGGTGGACGTGCTGCGGCAGCACACCGGCTACACCGCCGACGGCCGCCGCGTGCAGGTGTCCGGGGTGGAGGCCGCGCTCGCCGGCGCCGAGCAGCGCGTGGTGCTGGTGGGCGGCGACGCGGCGGCGGCGATGCGGGCGCTCCGCGTGGACGGCGCGGTGCTGGTGTCGGAGCCGCTCGCGCGCAAGGCTGGCCTGGCGCCCGGGGCCACGCTCGCGCTGCGCGGCCGCGCCGGCCCGGTGCGCTTCCCGGTGGCCGGCGTCTACCGCGACTACGGCGCCGAGGGCGGGGCGGTGCTGATGGACCTCCAGGCGTACGCGCGCGCGTTCGGCCCGGGCGCCCCCTCCAACGCCGCGCTCACGCTCGCCCCCGGCGCCGATCCGGAGCGCGCGGTGGCGGCGCTGCGGGCCGCGCTCCCCGGCGCCGCCCTGCAGATCCGCTCCAACCGCACGCTCCGCGCCGAGGTGCTCGCCATCTTCGAGCAGACGTTCGCGGTGACGCGGCTGCTCGAGGCCATGGGGCTCGTGATCGCCGCCGCGGGGGTGACGCTCTCGCTGCTGGTGCTGGCGCGCGACCGGCGCGCCGAGCTGGCGCTGTACCGGGCGCTGGGCGCGAGCCGCGGCCAGCTGTTCCGGGTGTTCCTGGGGCGCGGCCTGGCGGTGGGCGGGGCGGGGTTGCTGCTCGGGCTGGCCGGCGGCGGCGCGCTCGCGATCGTGCTGGTGCGCGCGGTCAACCCGGCGTTCTTCGGCTGGACGCTCGGGATCTCCGTCCCGCTGCGCGCGCTCGCCCTCGAGGGGCTCGCCATCCTCGCCGCCGCCGCGGCAGCCAGCCTGTACCCGGCGCTCGCGGCGAGCCGCACCCCGGCGCAGGAGCTCTCCCGCGATGCGCTCTAG
- a CDS encoding lipocalin-like domain-containing protein, whose amino-acid sequence MRSSLLALALAASLGTDGGGATAARATESASAPEGRGGGAWAPADPSHRWSFPRDHHAHPEYRNEWWYLTGTLEDATAPGHRLGYQVTFFRVGLVRAPPALASAWTTGGAVMAHLAITDPRAGTHRFSEVLWREVPMLGGFGAAGEPVLAWAVAPPGTAGRWALSLGDDGTFTLSARDDAQGIALDLVARPERPVVLQGPNGYSRKAVAPGHASLYYSFTRMATSGTVSLSGRARAVRGTSWMDREMGSSQLAPAQVGWDWFALRLADGRDLMLYALRRADGSVDFRRATLVTPDGAVRWLDADAWRAEPLGRWRSPATGAEYPLGWTVTIPSAGIRLSVRPELEAAENVSARVPGLAYWEGPVRLTGPDGRAAGEGYVELTGYGARARPPI is encoded by the coding sequence ATGCGCTCTAGCCTGCTCGCCCTGGCGCTCGCGGCCTCGCTGGGCACCGACGGGGGCGGCGCCACCGCGGCGCGCGCGACGGAGTCCGCGAGCGCGCCGGAGGGCCGGGGCGGCGGGGCCTGGGCGCCGGCCGACCCGTCGCATCGATGGAGCTTCCCGCGCGACCACCACGCGCATCCGGAGTACCGGAACGAGTGGTGGTACCTCACGGGCACGCTGGAGGACGCGACCGCGCCCGGCCACCGGCTCGGCTATCAGGTGACGTTCTTCCGCGTGGGCCTGGTGCGCGCTCCGCCGGCGCTCGCCTCCGCGTGGACGACCGGCGGCGCGGTCATGGCGCACCTCGCGATCACCGACCCGCGCGCGGGGACGCACCGCTTCTCGGAGGTGCTCTGGCGCGAGGTCCCGATGCTGGGCGGCTTCGGGGCGGCGGGCGAGCCGGTGCTGGCCTGGGCCGTCGCGCCGCCCGGCACCGCGGGCCGCTGGGCGCTCTCGCTCGGCGACGACGGGACGTTCACCCTCTCGGCCCGCGACGACGCGCAGGGGATCGCGCTCGACCTGGTGGCGCGGCCGGAGCGCCCGGTCGTGCTGCAGGGGCCGAACGGCTACAGCCGCAAGGCCGTCGCGCCCGGCCATGCCAGCCTCTACTACTCGTTCACCCGGATGGCGACCTCCGGCACGGTGTCGCTGAGCGGCCGGGCGCGCGCGGTGCGCGGGACGAGCTGGATGGACCGGGAGATGGGCTCGTCCCAGCTCGCGCCCGCGCAGGTCGGCTGGGACTGGTTCGCGCTCCGGCTCGCCGACGGGCGCGACCTGATGCTCTACGCGCTCCGGCGCGCCGACGGCAGCGTGGACTTCCGCCGCGCCACGCTGGTGACGCCGGACGGCGCGGTGCGGTGGCTCGACGCGGACGCCTGGCGCGCCGAGCCGCTCGGGCGCTGGCGCAGCCCGGCGACGGGCGCCGAGTACCCGCTCGGCTGGACCGTCACGATCCCGTCGGCGGGGATCCGCCTCTCGGTTCGACCCGAGCTGGAGGCTGCGGAGAACGTCTCCGCGCGCGTGCCGGGGCTCGCCTACTGGGAGGGGCCGGTGCGACTCACGGGTCCGGACGGCCGCGCCGCGGGCGAGGGATACGTCGAGCTGACGGGCTACGGCGCGCGCGCGCGGCCACCCATCTGA
- a CDS encoding HDOD domain-containing protein, which translates to MTDLDSAMVDLVARQQVKVPPYPAVAFQIDALLRTQDYGLDDLARLVASDQVLAADVLRCANAALYARGAPVASVKQAVQRIGATDVARLALASGLGAHVLAAGRLAPLRRRVWMDALASALLCQALARGRGLSPEIAFSAGLLHDFGKVVAIACLEDLLARREGAVPRQASEWAAIAERFHVEMGVVMAARWELPPVLADVVAQHHAERIGAAADPRYVETVAAVDEVVRLIADRTSVAADDLAEAALLDATERPLVARAIEVLPGFVAAFERPEAWKADVGASLIAPPPGPAPSAGHPLPYLMTLRLGGTEHVFDIRAMGGAQCVVSGPRALPENVLLEMKIACDPALRGFATVKLAWAEHGRSLMLVQPYGLPAEALARWKALFEGAAAAAA; encoded by the coding sequence ATGACCGATCTCGACAGCGCCATGGTGGACCTCGTGGCGCGCCAGCAGGTGAAGGTCCCGCCCTATCCCGCGGTCGCGTTCCAGATCGACGCGCTGCTGCGCACGCAGGACTATGGCCTCGACGATCTCGCGAGGCTGGTGGCGTCGGACCAGGTGCTCGCGGCCGACGTGCTCCGGTGCGCGAACGCCGCGCTCTACGCCCGCGGCGCGCCGGTGGCCTCCGTGAAGCAGGCGGTGCAACGCATCGGCGCGACGGACGTCGCCCGGCTGGCGCTCGCCTCGGGGCTGGGCGCGCACGTGCTCGCGGCCGGGAGGCTCGCGCCGCTGCGCCGGCGCGTGTGGATGGACGCGCTCGCCTCGGCGCTCCTCTGCCAGGCCCTGGCGCGAGGGCGCGGGCTCTCCCCCGAGATCGCGTTCTCGGCCGGCCTCCTGCACGACTTCGGCAAGGTGGTGGCCATCGCCTGCCTGGAGGACCTGCTGGCGCGCCGCGAGGGCGCGGTGCCGCGGCAGGCCTCGGAGTGGGCCGCGATCGCCGAGCGGTTCCACGTGGAGATGGGCGTGGTGATGGCGGCGCGCTGGGAGCTGCCGCCGGTGCTGGCCGACGTCGTCGCGCAGCACCACGCCGAGCGCATCGGCGCGGCGGCGGACCCGCGGTACGTGGAGACGGTCGCGGCGGTGGACGAGGTGGTGCGCCTGATCGCGGACCGGACCTCGGTCGCCGCCGACGACCTCGCCGAGGCGGCGCTGCTCGACGCGACGGAACGGCCGCTGGTGGCCCGCGCCATCGAGGTGCTGCCCGGCTTCGTGGCGGCGTTCGAGCGGCCCGAGGCGTGGAAGGCCGACGTGGGCGCGAGCCTGATCGCCCCGCCACCGGGTCCGGCCCCGTCCGCGGGGCACCCGCTGCCGTACCTCATGACGCTGCGGCTCGGCGGCACCGAGCACGTGTTCGACATCCGCGCGATGGGCGGGGCCCAGTGCGTGGTCTCCGGGCCGCGCGCGCTGCCCGAGAACGTGCTGCTGGAGATGAAGATCGCGTGCGACCCGGCGCTGCGCGGGTTCGCGACCGTGAAGCTGGCCTGGGCCGAGCACGGCCGGTCGCTCATGCTGGTGCAGCCGTACGGCCTCCCCGCCGAGGCGCTCGCCCGCTGGAAGGCGCTGTTCGAGGGCGCGGCCGCCGCGGCCGCCTGA
- the aceK gene encoding bifunctional isocitrate dehydrogenase kinase/phosphatase translates to MLDERGALARGAAEAIRAGYEAYQAERARITARARGRFEARDWAGAQRDARERLDLRDGVVHRTVGEVRAELGGAVQDREVWRRAKEAFEAAAGSRPDFEVAGSFFNSVTRRVFTTVGVDPAIEFLAADAPPPREDPPQHRTFPREATTEALLARVLRATPISASFEDLARDARLAALELDAHVRGLPDRQPIEAVELARPVFYRGKGAYLVGRIRRGRHLTPLVLALAHGERGVALDAILFTEEDVSIVFGFTRSYFHVELERPRAMVAFLSTLLPLKRRSELYTGLGYHKHGKAELYREVTLHLADGEDRFVPARGDRGLVMCVFTLPGLDVIFKVIRDRFAPPKQTTRREVMDRYRHVFRHDRAGRLVDAQEYEHLAFPAGRFAPALLDELRTECGDGVRVADGEVAIRHLYAERRVTPLNLFVREADEWTARQAVLDFGCALRDLAATDTFPGDLLLKNFGVTRHGRVIFYDYDELTRVTDCNFRDLPAAGGGDDGWGGGPDAGYDGGDPPFYVGPADVFPEELLPFLGLTGRLREVFLRAHGELLTGRWWRGIQARLRAGEIVDIFPYREEQRLRHARP, encoded by the coding sequence ATGCTCGACGAGCGGGGCGCGCTCGCGCGGGGCGCGGCGGAGGCCATCCGGGCGGGGTACGAGGCGTACCAGGCCGAGCGCGCGCGCATCACCGCGCGCGCCCGCGGTCGCTTCGAGGCGCGCGACTGGGCGGGCGCGCAGCGCGACGCGCGGGAGCGGCTCGACCTGCGCGACGGCGTGGTGCACCGGACCGTCGGCGAGGTCCGGGCGGAGCTGGGCGGGGCGGTCCAGGACCGCGAGGTGTGGCGCCGCGCCAAGGAGGCGTTCGAGGCGGCGGCCGGGTCCAGGCCGGACTTCGAGGTCGCCGGGTCGTTCTTCAACTCGGTCACGCGGCGCGTGTTCACCACGGTCGGCGTCGACCCGGCCATCGAGTTCCTGGCGGCGGACGCGCCGCCGCCGCGCGAGGATCCCCCGCAGCACCGCACCTTCCCGCGCGAGGCGACCACCGAGGCGCTACTCGCGCGCGTCCTGCGCGCGACCCCGATCTCGGCGTCGTTCGAGGATCTCGCCCGCGACGCGCGCCTCGCCGCCCTGGAGCTGGACGCTCACGTGCGCGGCCTCCCGGATCGCCAGCCGATCGAGGCGGTGGAGCTGGCGCGGCCGGTCTTCTACCGCGGGAAGGGCGCGTACCTGGTCGGACGGATCCGGCGCGGCCGGCACCTGACGCCGCTCGTGCTGGCGCTCGCGCACGGCGAGCGCGGCGTGGCGCTCGACGCGATCCTGTTCACCGAGGAGGACGTGTCGATCGTGTTCGGCTTCACCCGCTCCTACTTCCACGTGGAGCTGGAGCGCCCCCGCGCCATGGTGGCGTTCCTGTCCACGCTGCTGCCGCTGAAGCGGCGCTCGGAGCTCTACACCGGCCTCGGCTACCACAAGCACGGCAAGGCCGAGCTGTACCGCGAGGTGACGCTCCACCTCGCCGACGGCGAGGACCGCTTCGTGCCGGCGCGCGGCGACCGCGGGCTGGTGATGTGCGTGTTCACGCTCCCCGGCCTGGACGTCATCTTCAAGGTCATCCGCGATCGGTTCGCCCCGCCCAAGCAGACCACCCGGCGCGAGGTGATGGACCGGTACCGCCACGTGTTCCGCCACGACCGCGCCGGGCGGCTGGTGGACGCGCAGGAGTACGAGCACCTCGCGTTCCCGGCCGGCCGCTTCGCGCCGGCGCTGCTCGACGAGCTGCGCACCGAGTGCGGCGACGGCGTGCGGGTGGCGGATGGGGAGGTGGCCATCCGGCACCTCTACGCCGAGCGCCGCGTCACGCCGCTCAACCTGTTCGTCCGCGAGGCGGACGAGTGGACGGCGCGCCAGGCGGTGCTCGACTTCGGCTGCGCGCTGCGCGACCTCGCCGCCACCGACACCTTCCCCGGCGACCTGCTCCTCAAGAACTTCGGCGTCACGCGCCACGGCCGCGTCATCTTCTACGACTACGACGAGCTCACCCGGGTGACCGACTGCAACTTCCGCGACCTGCCCGCCGCGGGCGGGGGCGACGACGGATGGGGCGGCGGCCCCGACGCCGGCTACGACGGCGGCGATCCGCCGTTCTACGTCGGGCCCGCGGACGTGTTCCCGGAGGAGCTGCTGCCGTTCCTCGGGCTGACGGGGCGGCTCCGCGAGGTGTTCCTGCGGGCCCACGGGGAGCTGCTCACCGGGCGCTGGTGGCGCGGGATCCAGGCGCGGCTGCGGGCGGGGGAGATCGTGGACATCTTCCCGTACCGCGAGGAGCAGCGGCTCCGCCACGCCCGTCCATGA
- a CDS encoding chalcone isomerase family protein — protein MPSLVSTAALAALLLALPGRAAASGDAPVRVAGAAFAPWQDAGGAHLKLQGAGLFRWGWFVKVYAAAHYLDAAAPGAPPEADVARRLEIACLVNVSAAELARATDRLMERAHGPEVLRALGARLARLRAAYVGLKPGDRYALTYTPGRGTELSLNGRTLARVEGADFARAFFSIWLGSRPVDGGLRDALLGAGGGATVARARSRG, from the coding sequence GTGCCCTCCCTGGTGTCCACCGCGGCGCTCGCCGCCCTCCTGCTCGCGCTCCCGGGCCGGGCCGCCGCCTCCGGCGACGCGCCGGTGCGGGTGGCGGGCGCGGCGTTCGCGCCGTGGCAGGACGCGGGCGGCGCGCACCTCAAGCTGCAGGGGGCGGGGCTGTTCCGCTGGGGCTGGTTCGTGAAGGTGTACGCGGCGGCGCATTACCTCGACGCCGCGGCGCCGGGCGCGCCGCCCGAGGCGGACGTGGCGCGCCGGCTCGAGATCGCGTGCCTGGTGAACGTGAGCGCGGCGGAGCTGGCGCGCGCCACGGACCGGCTGATGGAGCGCGCCCACGGGCCGGAGGTGCTGCGGGCGCTCGGCGCGCGCCTGGCGCGGCTCCGCGCGGCGTACGTCGGGCTGAAGCCCGGCGACCGCTACGCGCTCACCTACACGCCCGGCCGCGGCACCGAGCTGTCGCTGAACGGCCGCACGCTGGCGCGGGTGGAGGGGGCGGACTTCGCGCGCGCCTTCTTCTCGATCTGGCTGGGGAGCCGGCCGGTGGACGGCGGGCTGCGCGACGCGCTGCTCGGCGCGGGCGGCGGCGCGACGGTGGCCCGCGCCCGGTCGCGCGGCTGA